The Fibrobacter sp. UWB16 genomic interval GCTACCGTCTTTACGCTCGAAAACAACACCAAGGAAACCCGCGAAGTGACGATTGTCCAGATTCAGGACAGCATCACGGGCTACATGGCCAAGAAGGATCGCCAGGGCGTTCAGGACTCTAGCTTTGTTCTCGTTCCGGCAGCACGTTTCCCGAAGGGTGTACAGTTCGACAAGGAACTCGAAGATGGCCGCTCTGTTCGCGGTATCGAATTTTATAACGAAAAGGCTCTCGCCGAAAGCGACTTCAACGGTTGCATGGGCGTGAGCGTGGCTTGGAACAAGAAGGACAACCTCAATGTTTCCGTGAAGCCGATGTTCTATCAGGATGACGCCAAGTCCGTCTTGAAGGCAGCACTCCAGAGCGGTCGCGTTGCAAACTCCTGGGTCAAGAACGTCTACAGCGGTCGTGAAACGATTGCCGGCGCCATCGCCGTTACCGCAGTCCTCAAGCCGAAGCAGAAGGTCAGTTTCCAGTTCAACATGGTGCTCGACTTCCCGGAAATCAAGCTGAACAAGCTCACTTCCGCCAAGAAGTACACCGCATTCTACCCGGAAGCATACGGCCGCGTAGTCGCCCTCCTTACGGAAGCTCTCGCTGCCGACAAGACTTTCGATGATCGCCTCAAGGCATTTGAAAACCTTGTTCCGAAGAAGCCGGTTGCAAAGCTCTACAAGACTGCCGCCAAGCAGGCTGAATTCAAGAGCCTCGCCATCAACACGCTCAGCTTCCTCGCCGAAGCCACCGTGTGGGACAAGGAAGACCGCTTCCTCGTTCGTGAATGCGCCGACTATCCGTTCTTCAACTCTCTCGACGTTTACTTCTACGGCAGCTTTAGCTTGCTCGCCCTCATGCCGCGCCTCGATGGCGTTGTGATGAAGCTCTTTGGCGATGCCATCCTCGCCGTGAACGAAAACCGTCGTCGCCACCACGAATTTGTGAACCTCCCCTACGCCGACCTCCCGGACCCGAAGCTCGAAGGCCCGCGCGCTGTCCGTGGCGCTGTGATTCACGACCTCGGTAGCCCCTTCGACGCCGAACCGGATGCCTACGACTGGCACAACGTGAAGGAATGGAAGGACCTCGCTCCGAAATACGTGCTCATGGTCTACCGTCACTACCACAAGACGAAAGACATGCAGAGCCTCGCAGATTGCAAGGAAGCAGTTTACGCCGCAATGGAATACCTCGAAAAGATGGTGAACCCGGGCGAAAACTTCCCGCTCACGCACGGTACGGACGATACGTTCGACAACCTCTGCAGCTACGGCATCTCCGTTTACTGCGGTTCCCTCTGGATTGCAGGCCTCCGCGCTGCCGCTAAGATTGCAGAACTCCTCGGCGATAACGATCAGGCCGCCAAGTGGAACGCCAAGTCCGAAGCCGCCAACAAGGAATTCACGGAATCTCTCTGGGACGAAAACGAAGGCTACTTCCGCTTCTTCGTGACCCCGATGGAAATGAAGGACTTGAACGTCGAAAAGTACGCTGAACTCCGCGAAGCCGTGAAGGTCTCCCTGGAACTCCCGGAAGATCCGAACGCTGGCGTCAAGGCTATTAACGAATGGCTCTGCGCAGGCGAAATCCCGGACGGCGAAGACCTCTCCAAGAACGAACTCCGCGGCCTCAAGAAGGCTTGGATTACGGCTCAGTGCAAGGAAGCCTTCACCAAGAGCTGGGAAGCAAAGATTGCCAACGACTGCGACGATGTGTTCGCCGATACGATGCTTGCCGATACCTACCTCCGCTTGCTCGACCTCGAACCGATCACCGACAGCGCCAAGGCCAAGTCTAACTTGCTCAGAATTTTCAATACGAACTATAAGGCCAACAGCCCGCTCATCGGTGCCGCAAACCTTGTCCGTAAGGATGGTTCTCCGCTGGATGAATTCAACTTCCAGGCTCACGACGTTTGGATTGGCATCCAGTACAGCATCATGACCGCCATGATGTTCCACGGTTTGGAAAAGGAAGCCTCCGTGCTCGCCGATTCCATGATCGGAAACCTCTATGACGAAGCTCGCGTTCCGTTCGCTGCACCGGAAGGATTCAACGGTTCTTGCCGTCTCCACCCGGAAGCACTCGTTGCAAAGTTCGGCCTCAGCGCAACTGCCGCCGACAAGATGCACAAGGAACTCTTGAAGAAGGGCGCTCTCCTCGCCGACTCCCGCATCAGCCCGAAGCTCCCGCGCAATCTCGCTGCCTTCACAAAATCATTCGGCGCCATTGCCAAGAGCAACAAGGTCGATGTGAACGAACTCTTCACGCTCCTCCACAGCACGGCACTCAAGTACACCGCTGGTAAGTACTTCCGTCCGGGCATGGTATTCGCTCTCTTGTACAAGTAAACTCAAGTTGTCATTCCCGCCACCGAGCGGGAATCGCCCTTAACAATCAAGAAAAGCGTTCCGGATTGGAACGCTTTTTTCGCATTTAGATATCCATTTTGCTCCTAAAGATTTATTTTTTACCTCGAAGGAGAACGAAATGACTCATAAGAAAACGATTCATAGAAGTCTTATTCTTGGTAGCGCCGTCTTTATTGCATTCATGTGCTTTTTGCTTTCGATCCAGGCCTACCTCACCTACTCTCAGTCGCTTTACAAACGTTACGATGACAAGCTCAGCAACATCCTGAACTACGCCACCAACCGCATAGACCTCGACGACCTTTACCAAAACACCATCACCGGCCAAAAGACCGAAAAATACAACGATGTGCAACAGCTGCTCAACGGCATGGTCGACGACTTCGAACTGTTCTACCTCTACTCCCTTTTCGTGCGTAACGATTCCATGTACAATATCTGCTCGGCCACAAGCAAGGCTGAACGTGAACGTGGCGAAGAAGACATGAAGTTACTGGAACCAACTGACGCGTATGAACTTTCTGAAATTCGAAAATTCGCCAAGGCCATGACGAAGGATGAAATTTCATACTTCGAAGAAGATTCCGAATGGGGCCCCGCCTACACCGCCTGTAAACCATACGTCAATTCGTTAGGTGTGCATTTTGGCGTCATCTGCGCGGACGTTTCCATCGCCGAACTCCACAAGACAGTCAACAGCTACGTTGTCTATAACGTTGTACTCTCACTCGGTTTAGGCTTGCTATTCGCGCTGATTTTGATTATCTGGTTGCGTCGCAACGTGACCGGGCCAATTCTTGAACTCGAAAAGAGCGCCCGTCATTTTGCCGAGAAGAGCCGCGGCAAAAAGTCACCCGACGAGCTTATCTTCGATGCACCGGACATCCACACCGACAACGAAGTCGAATCGCTTTCGAACGCCATTTCACAGATGTCGCAGGACATGCGCACTTACGTACAAGGTCTTTTAGAAGGCGAAGAACAGGCGCGTTCCGCCCAGGAACAAGCCGAAGACATGACGCAGCTTGCCTTCAAGGACTCGTTAACCCACGTCAACAGCAAGGTCGCCTACGACAAGATGAAGGATACTTTGCAGGAACAAATCGAAAAGGGCAGCACAACATTTGGCTTTGTCATGATAGACCTCAACGACCTCAAGGACGTCAATGACCACTATGGCCACGACTGCGGAGACAAATACATTTTAGGCTGTTGCCATATATTCTGCAACATTTATAAGCAATCCCCCATTTACAGAGTCGGTGGCGACGAATTTGTCGTCTTGTTGCAAAACAGCGATTACAAGAACAAGGACAAGTTAATTAAAGTTATCGAATCGGAATTTAAAAAGACTCGAAACAACAAGTCACGCAAGCCTTGGGAACGCTATTCTGTCGCTTATGGCATGGCAGAATACAAGCCCGGCGATACCGTCGACAATGTATTCAAGCGCGCTGACGAAAGCATGTACCACAAGAAAATGGAAATCAAGAATTCTCCAAAAGCTTAAAAGCATGAAAGCCTCCCCGAAGGGAGGCTTTTTAGCACTGCTATCTTTGTTTAAAGATGCAATTCAACCTTTTTATGCGCATTCGGGTCGTTCTTGGCAACCGCGTACAACAACGCTGCCATATAGATAATCATGCAAATGATACTATGGACGACCTCATCACCATTCAACCCCATAAAACGATCCGAAGCCGCGACAGTGCTCAAAGAAAATATGCTATACAAATACACGAGCACCCTAGACGTCACACGAACAATAGCCTTTTTCGTCTTTGTTTTATAAAGCAATCCAATCAGGACAATCAAGAGAAAGGACACAAAAAGCGTATACGCATACAAAATCAAAATCCGCAAGAAATCCATTTTCACCTCTTTTGGATTCAATATAAAAAAGAATCAGTCCTAATATCACTTTTTTTCTTATTTCTAGCCACTCGGAACTAGCTACAAACAGCTACTTTTTCTACATTTGCTTGCACTATGAGCTTAAAATTTGATACTCCCATTACCGAAGTTCCGCTGTTCCACCAGGGTAAAGTACGTGACATGTACGACCTCGGCGACAGCTTCCTGATGGTCGCTAGCGACCGTCTTTCCGCTTTTGACGTGGTGCTCCCCACCCCGATTCCTGGTAAGGGCAAAATCCTCAACCAGCTTTCGCTGTTCTGGTTCCAGCACCTCGGCATGAAGAACCACCTCATCACCGCCGACGTGAACGAATACCCGGCCGTGCTCAAGAAGCACGCCGACTACCTCCGCGGCCGTTCCATGATCGTGAAGAAGGCTCACCGCCACTCCGTCGAATGCATCGTGCGCGGTTACATCGTCGGTTCTGGCTGGAAGGACTACCAGA includes:
- a CDS encoding GH116 family glycosyl hydrolase produces the protein MSIKDYLAGAKQAGTVQKLMTPGLAVEFIQPWYTPLSTTPSTTGIAVGGIGSTFTATPAGTTPVMNVMPGVQVRTEKPSDLRFNNFFFKEAVLSAKAALVIGNFAAFGIYNNNFPLLDESGARVFSDADMKDQKKAEAKLNKVLADKTFFETNKAAFERWHIQFSDRTQALIAAGKDTAAINRAVLIDFFDGMVGEKAAREGALTAAWTNDSEFLGQPGYDAAKMKYTALYPVSETVYEGKGVAITKTQSSYVTPGDERLSSLPVNATVFTLENNTKETREVTIVQIQDSITGYMAKKDRQGVQDSSFVLVPAARFPKGVQFDKELEDGRSVRGIEFYNEKALAESDFNGCMGVSVAWNKKDNLNVSVKPMFYQDDAKSVLKAALQSGRVANSWVKNVYSGRETIAGAIAVTAVLKPKQKVSFQFNMVLDFPEIKLNKLTSAKKYTAFYPEAYGRVVALLTEALAADKTFDDRLKAFENLVPKKPVAKLYKTAAKQAEFKSLAINTLSFLAEATVWDKEDRFLVRECADYPFFNSLDVYFYGSFSLLALMPRLDGVVMKLFGDAILAVNENRRRHHEFVNLPYADLPDPKLEGPRAVRGAVIHDLGSPFDAEPDAYDWHNVKEWKDLAPKYVLMVYRHYHKTKDMQSLADCKEAVYAAMEYLEKMVNPGENFPLTHGTDDTFDNLCSYGISVYCGSLWIAGLRAAAKIAELLGDNDQAAKWNAKSEAANKEFTESLWDENEGYFRFFVTPMEMKDLNVEKYAELREAVKVSLELPEDPNAGVKAINEWLCAGEIPDGEDLSKNELRGLKKAWITAQCKEAFTKSWEAKIANDCDDVFADTMLADTYLRLLDLEPITDSAKAKSNLLRIFNTNYKANSPLIGAANLVRKDGSPLDEFNFQAHDVWIGIQYSIMTAMMFHGLEKEASVLADSMIGNLYDEARVPFAAPEGFNGSCRLHPEALVAKFGLSATAADKMHKELLKKGALLADSRISPKLPRNLAAFTKSFGAIAKSNKVDVNELFTLLHSTALKYTAGKYFRPGMVFALLYK
- a CDS encoding GGDEF domain-containing protein — its product is MTHKKTIHRSLILGSAVFIAFMCFLLSIQAYLTYSQSLYKRYDDKLSNILNYATNRIDLDDLYQNTITGQKTEKYNDVQQLLNGMVDDFELFYLYSLFVRNDSMYNICSATSKAERERGEEDMKLLEPTDAYELSEIRKFAKAMTKDEISYFEEDSEWGPAYTACKPYVNSLGVHFGVICADVSIAELHKTVNSYVVYNVVLSLGLGLLFALILIIWLRRNVTGPILELEKSARHFAEKSRGKKSPDELIFDAPDIHTDNEVESLSNAISQMSQDMRTYVQGLLEGEEQARSAQEQAEDMTQLAFKDSLTHVNSKVAYDKMKDTLQEQIEKGSTTFGFVMIDLNDLKDVNDHYGHDCGDKYILGCCHIFCNIYKQSPIYRVGGDEFVVLLQNSDYKNKDKLIKVIESEFKKTRNNKSRKPWERYSVAYGMAEYKPGDTVDNVFKRADESMYHKKMEIKNSPKA